A single region of the Sulfitobacter geojensis genome encodes:
- a CDS encoding histidine phosphatase family protein, whose amino-acid sequence MTVWHWVRHGPTHEKTFVGWRDVPADLSDTAQIARLQDHLPKEALIISSDLIRCTATADALEQSRRRLPHHRDLRELHFGVWDGLHFKEVAARDPVLSRAYWETPGDVQAPEGESWNQTAARVNAVVDDMNTSHPDAHIIAVAHFGVILTQIQRALGVTAYAAMAHKIDNLSVTRIAHDAGIWQVETINHLV is encoded by the coding sequence ATGACCGTCTGGCACTGGGTCCGCCACGGACCGACCCACGAAAAAACCTTTGTCGGGTGGCGCGACGTCCCTGCCGATCTGTCTGACACGGCACAGATCGCCCGTTTGCAGGACCATCTGCCGAAAGAGGCGCTGATCATCTCCTCCGACCTGATCCGATGTACAGCGACGGCGGACGCGTTGGAACAGTCGCGCAGGCGCCTGCCCCATCATCGTGACCTGCGTGAACTGCATTTCGGGGTGTGGGACGGCCTGCATTTCAAAGAGGTCGCCGCACGCGATCCGGTCCTTTCGCGGGCCTATTGGGAAACCCCCGGTGATGTTCAGGCACCCGAAGGCGAAAGCTGGAACCAGACTGCCGCACGGGTGAACGCGGTGGTTGACGATATGAACACGTCCCATCCCGACGCGCATATTATTGCCGTGGCCCATTTTGGCGTGATCCTGACGCAGATCCAACGGGCCTTGGGCGTGACCGCTTATGCGGCGATGGCCCATAAAATCGACAACCTGTCGGTGACCCGAATTGCCCACGATGCGGGCATCTGGCAGGTCGAGACCATAAATCATCTTGTGTGA